One genomic window of Pocillopora verrucosa isolate sample1 chromosome 8, ASM3666991v2, whole genome shotgun sequence includes the following:
- the LOC131785852 gene encoding uncharacterized protein: MCIFIFDHVLDIASTPLKRQAAGDWKRWRTKTKNFPFSLSQIGQFGFQPFSDQLSRRKYNALKSSIKRDPYEVWYHKDNYKSLGDMSITPEIYIKETVERASTTQRLQNVMAKVLRGKNIGFVVMGGSISAGGGLTSDFSNLRGIYYRVFIDWWQKAVQPFTGSVITLHNLALGGTASNFFSFCYKTFMRPGDTINIALLEFSVNDHIVFKDSRHSRALSLEKLSRQLLSEESSPAVIFVNFIGGNNAIPVCDNLENHGQTFLATHYGITSVSTRQSLCPNSGKVHVYSMFSSDHNHAGILAHAQIAMMIINIFRKALLKAIESSEQNLQNHLSSYLLPKSAFFKDDTETLPDPLCYSLITPDVTDRFFRPSLYVREIANTGFTNIRGIPIGYRKETVVQTEPAPVRNDGYSGWKAEAAYSTLKLRFFVPFSRSEISNTVVIAFRTTGGGGKAKVWLDNDEAGVMVDTSSNFGHTRLIPVAHHVPFGSHVLNFKTVNDGKFVLCGVMLGAKSHLVNDMK, translated from the exons ATGTGCATCTTCATCTTTGATCATGTTCTTGACATC GCTTCAACACCACTGAAAAGGCAGGCGGCGGGTGATTGGAAACGTTGGAGAACAAAAACGAAAA attttcctttcagtttgtCACAAATTGGACAGTTTGGCTTCCAACCTTTTTCAGACCAGTTATCACGAAGGAAATACAATGCTCTTAAAAGCTCAATCAAAAGAGACCCCTATGAAGTCTGGTATCACAAAGACAATTACAAATCCTTGGGGGACATGTCCATTACGCCTGAGATATATAtaaaagaaactgtggagcGAGCATCAACCACACAGCGACTTCAAAATGTTATGGCAAAGGTTTTGCGCGGTAAGAACATTGGCTTCGTAGTCATGGGGGGATCTATATCTGCTGGCGGTGGATTAACCAGCGATTTTTCCAATCTGAGAGGGATATATTATCGAGTATTTATCGATTGGTGGCAAAAAGCCGTGCAGCCGTTTACAGGATCTGTCATCACACTACACAATTTAGCTCTTGGAGGGACTGCAAgcaactttttctctttttgctaCAAAACCTTTATGAGACCTGGAGATACCATAAACATTGCACTCCTTGAGTTTTCTGTCAACGATCACATAGTTTTCAAAGACTCTCGACATTCGAGAGCGTTATCTCTTGAAAAACTTTCAAGGCAACTGCTAAGTGAAGAATCTTCCCCAGCAGTTATATTTGTGAATTTCATTGGTGGAAATAACGCAATTCCTGTATGCGACAACCTAGAAAATCACGGACAGACTTTTCTCGCTACTCATTATGGTATTACCAGTGTTAGCACGCGTCAATCCTTATGTCCAAATTCGGGGAAGGTCCATGTTTACTCCATGTTTTCATCAGATCACAATCATGCTGGCATTTTAGCACATGCACAGATCGCAATGATGATTATCAACATCTTTCGTAAAGCTCTGCTAAAAGCCATAGAAAGTTCTGAACAGAACTTACAAAATCATTTAAGTTCATACCTATTACCAAAATCTGCTTTTTTTAAGGACGACACGGAAACTCTCCCAGACCCACTATGTTATTCTCTAATTACACCAGATGTAACTGACAGATTTTTTCGTCCTTCGCTTTATGTCAGGGAAATCGCAAATACGGGGTTTACGAATATTCGTGGTATTCCTATCGGGTACCGTAAAGAAACTGTTGTACAAACTGAACCCGCACCAGTGCGAAATGATGGTTACAGTGGATGGAAAGCAGAAGCAGCGTATTCTACATTAAAGCTACGATTTTTCGTACCTTTCTCAAGATCTGAAATAAGCAATACCGTTGTCATAGCGTTTCGCACCACTGGTGGAGGTGGAAAAGCAAAGGTGTGGTTGGATAACGACGAGGCTGGTGTTATGGTTGACACTTCCTCTAACTTTGGACACACAAGGCTCATCCCCGTCGCCCATCACGTGCCCTTTGGAAGTCACGTGCTGAATTTCAAGACAGTAAATGATGGGAAATTTGTGCTGTGTGGTGTAATGCTTGGAGCTAAAAGTCATCTAGTTAATGACATGAAGTAA
- the LOC131785853 gene encoding uncharacterized protein — translation MVYLMVASVLIIFGVVALMSRFDWKSHFVVLLLAVFITKRETAHWFYMGNAASISRQEHKTDSRDDSIGSRLNGDLIPVKLRLLKFAVERDPFETWFFKNRFKSKADLLIVSKPWDSGVFQRKGTTNRLKDVILRSLEGENINIAVMGGSISAGAGLTNDGEDLRGLYYRVLSDWWRKTVQPLTGSDLKLNNLAIGGTSSNFYAFCYSVFLNPKTDMDLVFLDFTVNDYVQFKDSMFPMALPLEQLTREVLSEGSSPAVMFVNFVQGDLRRPKCDNLENHGQTLLAKHYGITTFSLRKLLCSGFAAKRKKLSKMFATDGNHISIIGHAQMAFMMITHVRQLILNVLESLITTKKVKVTVEKMSLPSIGDRIILPDCPLKFRNLPETLFMSYRQNLRERPRCFTQITPDCTRNITAHQSLQVKAIGNFGFEGFQKVAINNVVLPNATCEVKQFGEIQTHRTDAYGGWKSKSKNSMLELEILLPITSLSRQCIMDAATQTRKVAIAVRTHGNGGQAKVWLNEHEERGILVTTYSLFGHTKLYTIASHVMPGRHVISIRTETPGVFILSGVMAGPTYK, via the coding sequence ATGGTATATCTAATGGTCGCCTCAGTTCTAATAATATTTGGTGTAGTAGCTTTGATGTCGCGATTTGATTGGAAATCTCATTTCGTTGTGCTACTGTTGGCTGTGTTTATTACCAAAAGGGAAACTGCACACTGGTTTTACATGGGAAATGCAGCCAGTATTTCACGACAGGAACACAAAACTGATTCTCGTGATGATTCTATCGGATCAAGGTTGAACGGGGACTTAATTCCAGTGAAGCTCAGACTTCTAAAATTCGCTGTTGAAAGAGATCCGTTTGAAACAtggttttttaaaaacagatttAAGTCCAAAGCAGACTTGCTCATAGTTTCCAAACCTTGGGACAGCGGCGTATTCCAACGAAAAGGCACCACAAATCGCCTCAAAGATGTAATCCTACGATCACTGGAGGGTGAGAACATTAACATCGCTGTCATGGGTGGGTCAATTTCTGCAGGTGCCGGTCTGACAAATGATGGTGAAGACTTACGAGGCCTCTATTACCGAGTTTTAAGTGACTGGTGGCGCAAAACAGTGCAGCCACTCACAGGTTCTGACTTGAAACTTAACAATCTCGCTATTGGTGGAACCAGCAGCAATTTTTATGCTTTTTGTTATAGTGTCTTTTTGAACCCTAAAACTGACATGGATCTTGTGTTTCTTGACTTCACCGTGAATGACTATGTTCAGTTTAAAGACTCCATGTTTCCAATGGCTCTGCCACTGGAACAACTTACTAGGGAAGTTTTAAGCGAAGGAAGTTCTCCCGCTGTGATGTTCGTCAACTTTGTTCAAGGCGATCTTAGACGTCCAAAATGTGACAATTTGGAGAACCACGGCCAGACACTTCTCGCTAAACACTATGGAATAACAACGTTTAGCTTGAGAAAGTTGCTATGTTCAGGTTTTGCAGCAAAACGGAAAAAGCTTTCCAAAATGTTTGCAACTGACGGCAATCACATCAGCATTATAGGCCATGCTCAAATGGCATTTATGATGATAACCCATGTGCGGCAATTAATTCTTAACGTGCTCGAAAGCTTAATCACAACCAAAAAAGTGAAAGTAACTGTTGAAAAAATGTCACTTCCATCAATTGGCGATAGGATAATATTACCAGACTGTCCTCTAAAATTTAGAAATCTTCCAGAAACCTTGTTCATGAGTTACCGTCAAAATCTGCGGGAACGCCCCAGGTGTTTCACTCAAATAACACCCGACTGTACAAGAAACATCACAGCACATCAAAGTCTGCAAGTAAAAGCAATTGGAAATTTTGGATTTGAGGGGTTTCAGAAAGTAGCTATCAACAATGTAGTATTACCTAATGCCACATGTGAAGTTAAGCAATTTGGTGAAATCCAGACTCACAGAACAGATGCTTATGGCGGGTGGAAGTCCAAGTCTAAAAACTCAATGCTGGAATTAGAAATACTTTTACCAATCACGTCTCTCTCAAGGCAGTGCATTATGGACGCTGCAACTCAGACAAGAAAGGTGGCAATAGCTGTTCGAACGCACGGCAACGGTGGACAGGCAAAAGTGTGGTTAAATGAACATGAAGAAAGAGGAATTTTAGTCACCACTTATTCACTGTTTGGTCACACTAAACTATACACTATTGCCAGTCACGTAATGCCCGGCCGGCATGTGATTAGCATCAGAACAGAAACCCCAGGGGTGTTCATTTTATCGGGTGTTATGGCTGGACCGACTTACAAATGA
- the LOC131785865 gene encoding kunitz-like toxin PcKuz1, translating to MQELSPVSVKTVLLIAVLMATGFVFYVGFSRFSRNAALADGGKCSLPSVTGPCRGLFIKWFYNSGSKSCQQFTYGGCDGNDNRFDSEAECKSACGSNNGDL from the exons ATGCAAGAATTGTCACCAGTATCGGTGAAAACTGTTTTGCTTATCGCCGTCCTGATGGCGACAG gttttgttttctatgtAGGTTTTTCAAGATTCTCCAGAAATGCTGCGCTGGCGGATGGTGGAAAATGTTCATTACCATCTGTCACAGGACCATGCCGGGGACTCTTTATTAAGTGGTTCTACAACTCTGGGTCAAAATCCTGCCAGCAGTTCACATATGGAGGCTGTGATGGAAATGATAACAGATTTGATAGCGAGGCAGAATGCAAATCAGCTTGTG gTTCTAACAATGGTGACCTTTAG
- the LOC131785867 gene encoding uncharacterized protein — MFHKMICLILQVMYSATSTQIGKDCHSGLHNKQPEVRNKPPAVKLTKIYYLKRSIQRNPFEVWYFKDKLKSLEDLFLTAEKYNNQIVERRTTEYRLKNLMEKVLLGQDIGLIVIGGSTSAGGGLINDFSNLKGIYYRVFVDWWQKAIQPFTGSRIKLQNLAVGGTASDFFYYCYKTLMRPNDSPDIILLELSINDYLQFKDSQKPRASSLEKLTRRILREKSSSAVAYVNFTPGNNKIPMCDNLENHGQTMLAWHYGITSFSMRESLCSDDRERQIPAFFTADGVHSGNIAHAQIALMIINSVRKALSNTITNTNRGLFYLRFVDLPRPVYFAGKGGSVPGPLCYTRLTPDVSSTFFNPSLSVTDIKNTGFKRIQNLPIGVYRSSSWENKLGPVRTDGFGGWEAEKVDSILQLRIDLPFNGIPGDNQTRDVLIAFRTNGYGGKAEVSLDKRNNSVYADAYSTYGFTRVVNVARLVKPGSHKLSFKIVKGGKFALCGIMSAGSEPEL, encoded by the coding sequence ATGTTCCATAAAATGATCTGTTTAATCCTTCAAGTTATGTACAGTGCAACATCAACACAAATAGGAAAAGACTGTCATTCCGGTTTACATAACAAGCAGCCTGAAGTAAGAAACAAACCACCTGCAGTGAAGCTGACCAAAATCTACTATCTCAAGCGTTCGATTCAAAGAAATCCGTTCGAAGTTTGGTACTTCAAGGATAAGTTGAAGTCTTTGGAAGATTTGTTCCTTACGGCCGAAAAGTATAACAACCAGATTGTTGAACGACGAACAACAGAATATCGTCTTAAAAATCTTATGGAAAAAGTTCTACTCGGTCAAGATATTGGCCTTATTGTAATAGGTGGATCAACATCGGCTGGAGGTGGATTAATCAACGATTTCTCTAATCTAAAAGGAATTTATTATCGTGTGTTTGTCGATTGGTGGCAGAAGGCCATACAACCTTTTACTGGATCTCGCATCAAATTGCAGAATCTCGCCGTTGGAGGAACTGCTAGcgactttttttattattgttacaAAACTTTGATGAGACCTAATGATAGCCCAGACATTATCCTCCTTGAGCTTTCAATAAACGATTATCTTCAATTTAAGGACTCTCAAAAGCCAAGAGCGTCATCTCTTGAAAAACTTACGAGGCGGATACTTAGGGAAAAATCTTCCTCGGCAGTGGCATATGTCAATTTTACTCCCGGAAATAATAAAATTCCCATGTGCGACAACCTGGAAAATCACGGGCAGACTATGCTAGCCTGGCATTATGGCATTACAAGTTTCAGTATGCGCGAGTCGTTATGTTCAGATGATCGAGAGAGACAAATTCCAGCGTTTTTCACTGCGGATGGAGTTCATAGTGGTAATATTGCCCATGCACAAATCGCTTTAATGATAATCAATAGCGTTCGTAAAGCTTTATCAAACACCATAACAAATACCAATCGAGGGCTATTTTATTTACGATTCGTCGACTTACCGAGACCTGTTTATTTTGCGGGCAAAGGGGGATCTGTTCCAGGCCCTCTCTGTTACACTCGCCTCACACCCGACGTAAGTAGCACTTTCTTTAATCCATCCCTCTCTGTCACAGATATAAAAAATACGGGATTTAAACGAATTCAAAATCTACCTATCGGTGTTTATAGAAGCAGTTCATGGGAAAATAAACTCGGGCCTGTGCGGACTgatggttttggtggatgggAAGCAGAGAAAGTAGACTCTATTTTACAACTACGAATTGATTTACCTTTTAATGGCATTCCTGGGGATAATCAAACTAGAGATGTTCTTATAGCCTTCCGAACAAACGGTTATGGAGGAAAAGCAGAAGTTTCATTGGACAAACGTAACAACAGCGTCTATGCTGATGCGTATTCCACATATGGATTTACACGAGTCGTTAATGTAGCGCGTCTAGTAAAACCAGGAAGCCACAAACTAAGTTTTAAGATTGTAAAAGGCGGAAAGTTTGCATTATGCGGTATCATGAGTGCAGGCTCAGAACCCGAACTGTGA